Proteins from one Tsuneonella aeria genomic window:
- the xrtA gene encoding exosortase A: MPREVSIPAAMPSSGGKWRYALAQLVLGWLILLAVTWSEWGQMAHQWFNIDTYNHILLVPPIIGWLVSLRRDELRRTEPVAWWPAIAGVAAGMAVWLAGRVSGFNIVAQAGTVFAFQCAVFAFLGLRAGLIAAFPVGFAMFLVPFGDELIPALQSVTARLAVDLTHLSGVPAIVDGLFIDTPAGRFVVAEECSGVKFLVAMIALAVLVAWTGFSRWRDRILFVAGAAAVSILANGVRAWATIYAAQYVGIERAGGFDHIIYGWVFFAVVIAIVLGLAWRHFDRDPAQAGLAAADLDMPVVARLEGFAVAPSLAIGGVAAVAMSFAVLARLV, from the coding sequence ATGCCGCGTGAGGTTTCGATCCCGGCCGCCATGCCTTCGAGCGGAGGCAAGTGGCGCTACGCCCTGGCCCAACTCGTCCTGGGATGGCTGATCCTGCTGGCAGTCACATGGTCTGAATGGGGCCAGATGGCGCACCAGTGGTTCAACATCGATACGTATAATCACATTCTGCTGGTGCCGCCGATAATCGGGTGGCTGGTTTCCCTCCGCCGCGATGAGCTTCGCAGGACTGAACCGGTCGCGTGGTGGCCAGCTATCGCGGGTGTCGCGGCCGGCATGGCGGTCTGGCTGGCGGGACGTGTTTCCGGCTTCAACATAGTCGCACAGGCAGGCACGGTCTTCGCTTTCCAGTGCGCGGTCTTTGCGTTCCTGGGCCTGCGGGCCGGACTGATAGCCGCGTTCCCCGTGGGGTTCGCCATGTTCCTCGTTCCCTTCGGAGACGAGCTTATACCGGCCCTGCAATCGGTTACCGCGCGCCTTGCTGTCGATCTTACGCATTTGAGCGGCGTCCCGGCCATCGTCGATGGTCTCTTCATCGACACGCCCGCAGGTCGTTTCGTAGTTGCGGAGGAATGCTCTGGAGTAAAATTCCTGGTCGCGATGATCGCGCTGGCGGTGCTCGTCGCGTGGACGGGTTTCTCGCGTTGGCGGGATCGGATCCTGTTCGTTGCAGGTGCCGCCGCTGTCTCCATCCTCGCGAACGGTGTACGGGCATGGGCGACGATCTATGCGGCGCAGTACGTAGGGATAGAACGGGCCGGCGGGTTCGATCATATCATCTACGGTTGGGTTTTCTTCGCGGTGGTGATTGCTATCGTGCTCGGCCTCGCATGGCGGCACTTTGACCGCGACCCGGCGCAAGCGGGCCTCGCCGCGGCCGATCTCGATATGCCGGTCGTTGCGCGTCTTGAGGGGTTTGCGGTCGCCCCGTCGCTGGCCATTGGCGGCGTTGCAGCTGTCGCGATGAGTTTTGCCGTACTGGCCCGGCTCGTCTAG
- a CDS encoding preprotein translocase subunit YajC, with translation MTAQSRESEPKDTRSVNVSPYVELGQVLTTELSGDGDTATYTQAAAGVDASVQGRYNGGSASLRYERSFGYGDGVTDGSRLSGLARGYAGLVPNMLTIEGGALASRTQSGRDNRAFGPMRIRGAEHRLYSAYAGPVIRTRAGDAEIEGDYRLGYSRLDTGNQVPIAPQAHVLDFFDESVVQSANLRLGTRPGAPLPVGVGLGAGFMQEDVSNLDQRVRNAHLRGDMTVPLAQSLALVGGLGYEDVLVANRDAVRDAGGLPVLGPDGRFVTDKSAPRKVAFDVSGIIWDIGAIWRPSRRTSAEFRFGKRYGSTTYSGTFSWLLNSRSSFNLSIYDGISGLGGLLTNALSGLPAQFTASRNAVSGDVDGCVSSQEGGVCLNGVLGSVRSAIFRGRGIAANYSYRIGQVTAGAGAGYDRRKFIAAPGTVLAAADGVVDRNAWIAGYLSGPLDERSSFKVSAYGNRLRSDFANGGDATVLGASAAYQRQLIDGLSANAAFGIERIDGDSINVGAASVLIGLRYDF, from the coding sequence GTGACGGCGCAATCACGCGAGAGTGAACCGAAAGATACGCGCTCGGTCAACGTGTCGCCTTACGTCGAGCTTGGCCAGGTTCTGACCACAGAACTGTCCGGGGATGGCGATACCGCGACGTACACGCAGGCTGCGGCCGGCGTCGATGCGTCCGTCCAGGGGCGTTACAACGGCGGCTCCGCATCACTGCGATACGAACGCTCGTTCGGATACGGGGACGGCGTGACGGACGGTTCTCGTCTGTCCGGGCTGGCGCGAGGATACGCTGGTCTTGTTCCCAATATGCTGACGATCGAAGGCGGGGCCCTGGCGTCGCGGACGCAGTCAGGCCGAGATAATCGCGCATTCGGCCCAATGCGGATACGTGGTGCAGAGCACCGGCTCTATTCCGCCTACGCGGGTCCGGTGATCCGCACGCGCGCGGGCGATGCCGAGATCGAAGGCGATTACCGCCTCGGTTATTCGCGGCTTGATACCGGCAACCAGGTTCCGATCGCACCGCAAGCGCATGTCCTGGACTTCTTCGACGAAAGCGTGGTGCAGAGCGCGAACCTGCGGCTGGGGACGCGCCCCGGCGCGCCCTTGCCTGTTGGCGTCGGATTGGGCGCCGGGTTCATGCAGGAAGATGTGTCCAACCTCGATCAGCGGGTGCGCAACGCACATCTCCGCGGCGACATGACCGTGCCCTTAGCGCAATCGCTCGCTCTGGTCGGCGGCCTCGGGTACGAGGACGTGCTGGTCGCCAACAGGGACGCCGTGCGCGACGCCGGCGGCTTGCCCGTGCTGGGACCCGATGGTCGCTTCGTCACCGATAAAAGCGCGCCCCGCAAGGTGGCTTTCGATGTTTCCGGCATCATCTGGGATATCGGGGCCATATGGCGCCCCAGCCGGCGCACATCCGCTGAATTCCGCTTCGGTAAGCGTTACGGTTCAACAACATACAGCGGCACATTCTCATGGCTGTTGAACAGCCGGAGTTCATTCAACCTGTCGATCTATGACGGAATAAGCGGACTCGGCGGACTGTTGACGAATGCTCTCTCGGGTCTTCCGGCCCAATTCACTGCCAGCCGCAACGCCGTGAGCGGGGACGTCGATGGTTGCGTGTCGAGCCAGGAGGGGGGCGTCTGCCTCAACGGCGTTCTGGGTTCTGTCCGATCGGCGATATTCCGCGGGCGCGGAATTGCCGCCAACTATTCGTACCGGATCGGCCAGGTCACGGCCGGCGCGGGGGCGGGTTACGACAGGCGCAAGTTCATTGCGGCACCGGGCACCGTGCTGGCCGCGGCCGATGGCGTGGTGGACCGGAACGCCTGGATTGCGGGGTATCTTTCGGGCCCTCTCGACGAGCGCTCGAGCTTCAAGGTCAGCGCTTACGGAAACCGCCTTCGCAGCGACTTCGCGAACGGCGGTGATGCAACAGTGCTCGGCGCTTCGGCAGCATATCAGCGGCAATTGATCGACGGCCTTTCCGCCAACGCTGCCTTCGGAATTGAGCGCATCGACGGGGATTCGATCAATGTCGGTGCAGCCTCGGTACTGATTGGCCTGCGCTACGATTTTTGA
- a CDS encoding XrtA/PEP-CTERM system-associated ATPase has translation MFEEFYGLTARPFQLTPDPHFYFESATHRKAMSYLGYGLAQGEGFMVITGEVGAGKSTLVAHLMRRIDPRQLTVGQIVTSSLDGEEMIHVAAQAFGLPTEGLDKASALGAIEAFFHDEARAGRRCLLIVDESQNLSVEALEELRMLSNFQLGAHPLLQTLLLGQPEFRRVLADHPSLEQLRQRVIASHHLSAMEEAEIEPYVTHRLRRVGWSGNPQFDASLFVELHTASGGIPRRINQIMSRLLLLGAVERRTQIDAPMLASVQREMQGERASSLSPHQSAEASVPGDGMLAEKVRQLTDLQEALARIEDARARESLSNAELASRLGKLEAHVAEQDAAVRHVLGMLIEWFEGDAPRVAA, from the coding sequence ATGTTCGAAGAATTCTACGGACTGACGGCCCGACCCTTCCAGTTGACGCCGGACCCCCACTTCTATTTCGAGAGCGCCACCCATCGTAAGGCGATGAGCTACCTCGGCTATGGCCTGGCTCAGGGCGAAGGGTTCATGGTGATTACCGGCGAAGTCGGCGCAGGCAAGTCGACCCTCGTCGCTCATCTCATGAGGCGCATCGATCCGAGACAGTTGACCGTGGGCCAGATCGTGACCAGCAGTCTCGATGGCGAGGAGATGATCCATGTTGCGGCGCAGGCCTTCGGCCTTCCGACCGAAGGGCTCGACAAGGCATCGGCACTCGGCGCAATCGAGGCCTTTTTCCATGACGAGGCGCGTGCAGGCCGCCGCTGCCTGTTGATCGTCGATGAATCGCAGAACCTGAGCGTGGAGGCGCTGGAGGAGCTGCGAATGCTTTCGAACTTCCAGCTCGGCGCGCATCCGCTCTTGCAGACGCTCCTCCTGGGTCAACCGGAGTTTCGCCGGGTGCTGGCTGATCACCCTTCGCTCGAACAGCTCCGTCAGAGAGTGATCGCATCCCACCACTTGTCCGCGATGGAAGAGGCTGAGATCGAACCCTACGTCACCCATCGCCTCCGGCGCGTGGGCTGGAGCGGCAACCCTCAGTTCGATGCGTCACTGTTCGTCGAACTCCACACGGCGTCGGGAGGAATCCCTCGCCGCATCAACCAGATCATGAGCCGACTTCTGCTTCTGGGTGCCGTGGAGCGGCGTACGCAGATCGACGCGCCCATGCTCGCTTCCGTTCAGCGGGAGATGCAGGGTGAACGCGCATCGTCGCTTTCACCACACCAGTCGGCAGAGGCCTCTGTCCCGGGCGATGGAATGCTCGCTGAAAAGGTTCGGCAGCTGACGGATTTGCAAGAGGCGCTTGCACGGATCGAGGACGCGCGGGCGCGTGAAAGCCTATCAAATGCTGAGCTGGCGTCCCGGCTTGGCAAACTGGAAGCGCACGTCGCCGAGCAGGACGCGGCGGTCCGCCACGTCCTCGGCATGCTGATCGAATGGTTCGAGGGCGATGCGCCCCGCGTCGCGGCCTGA
- a CDS encoding TIGR03087 family PEP-CTERM/XrtA system glycosyltransferase, producing MGETLFIAHRMPFPPERGDKIRSHHLLKALAALGPVHVATFAETAADYAAEPYLAEMAASHVLVARPRRLAWSGLKALVTGKPVSLTAFASDRLAQWIAETLRDRPIDTVFVFSGQMGQYIPFGFQGRVIVDLCDVDSAKFEAYGASRRGPRAWVDRRECRLLRAEEARLGHLADATLLVSEAEVALFKARTDRPPRCVVALGNGIDTAFFDPRGAAPQPELAASAKPNLLFTGQMDYAPNVAAVERMARAIMPIIRQRAPAVQFHVVGRAPTAAVRALQGVNGTRVWGEVPDVRPFLAAADVVVAPLAIARGVQNKVLEAMAMARPVVLTPEAATGIGGSDPEHYAIGDSDAALADRVLTLLADRQQAAAMGVSARRFVVAHKGWAAALAPLADLVGHAPRVRDAA from the coding sequence ATGGGCGAGACTCTCTTCATTGCCCACCGCATGCCATTCCCGCCTGAGCGGGGCGACAAGATACGATCCCATCACCTGCTCAAGGCCCTTGCCGCTCTGGGTCCCGTGCACGTCGCGACTTTCGCGGAAACAGCAGCGGACTACGCAGCAGAACCATATCTGGCCGAGATGGCCGCGAGCCATGTGCTGGTTGCGCGGCCCAGAAGGCTGGCCTGGAGCGGATTGAAAGCATTGGTGACAGGGAAGCCCGTCAGCCTGACGGCATTCGCCAGCGATCGCCTTGCGCAGTGGATCGCAGAGACGCTGCGCGATCGACCGATCGATACGGTGTTCGTGTTTTCCGGTCAGATGGGCCAATACATTCCCTTCGGGTTCCAAGGGCGTGTGATCGTCGATCTCTGCGACGTCGATTCCGCCAAATTCGAAGCCTACGGTGCATCGCGGCGCGGGCCGAGGGCGTGGGTGGACCGGCGCGAATGCCGTTTGTTGCGTGCCGAGGAAGCGCGTCTGGGGCACCTGGCCGATGCCACCCTCCTGGTGAGCGAGGCCGAAGTCGCGCTGTTCAAGGCGCGAACGGATCGTCCGCCAAGGTGCGTTGTCGCGCTGGGCAATGGGATCGATACTGCCTTTTTCGATCCGCGTGGCGCCGCGCCGCAACCCGAACTGGCGGCCAGTGCAAAACCGAACCTGCTGTTCACCGGCCAGATGGATTACGCGCCCAACGTGGCGGCGGTGGAGCGCATGGCGAGAGCCATTATGCCGATCATTCGCCAACGCGCGCCCGCAGTGCAGTTTCACGTCGTCGGCCGTGCCCCCACCGCAGCCGTTCGCGCACTGCAAGGGGTGAACGGGACACGGGTGTGGGGCGAAGTTCCGGACGTGCGCCCCTTCCTGGCGGCCGCGGACGTTGTCGTGGCACCCCTGGCGATCGCACGCGGCGTGCAGAACAAGGTCCTTGAAGCCATGGCGATGGCCCGTCCGGTCGTCCTGACGCCGGAGGCCGCGACCGGGATCGGTGGGAGCGACCCGGAACATTATGCGATCGGCGACAGCGACGCCGCATTGGCCGATCGCGTGCTCACGCTCCTCGCCGATCGCCAGCAAGCCGCAGCGATGGGCGTTTCGGCTCGCCGATTTGTCGTCGCGCACAAGGGGTGGGCCGCTGCACTCGCGCCGCTTGCGGACCTGGTAGGACATGCGCCCCGAGTGCGCGATGCCGCGTGA
- a CDS encoding XrtA/PEP-CTERM system amidotransferase, translating to MCGIAGIFHCGIPKPVDPARVTRMCDAMVHRGPDGEGVWTAPGVGLGHRRLSIIDLAGSPQPMASSDGRAMLVFNGEIYNFRELRRDLEASGAVFRTNGDSETILAAWRKWGPECLHRLHGMFAFAIYDLDRRELFLARDRLGVKPLFTAMMSDGSIAFASELKGLLAHPLLRREIDPLAVEDYLAWGYVPDHRSIIAGVEKLPAGHYRLLRHGASPAPAVRWWDASFAERRQEKPADLEAELLFRLREAVTSRMVSDVPLGAFLSGGVDSSSVVALMAEASAEPVRTCSIGFDEASLDETGYARQVAERFGTDHRERMVSSGDFDHLDTLAGMFDEPFADASALPTWRVCELARETVTVALSGDGADEAFAGYRRHRFHAGEERVRSLLPRALRGRAFGALGRAWPKLDWAPRPLRAKTTFQSLAGTGEEGYARALAVTAPELRAALYSDAFHRSLGGYHAERPLIDLMQAAPARSGLDRAQYVDLKFWLPGDILTKVDRTSMAVSLEAREPLLDHRLIEFAATLPEGLRIRRGQGKWLLKHAMERYLPREVLYRPKQGFVTPIAQWLRGPLASRARAIGRGGALARTGWFDEGRVAALAEQHIAGRADHSRLLWQLIMLDRSLTRLGVA from the coding sequence ATGTGCGGTATCGCTGGCATCTTCCACTGCGGAATTCCCAAGCCCGTCGATCCGGCGCGCGTCACGCGCATGTGCGATGCGATGGTCCACCGCGGGCCCGATGGGGAGGGTGTCTGGACGGCCCCAGGAGTAGGTCTGGGCCACCGACGCCTGTCGATCATCGACCTGGCAGGATCCCCGCAACCGATGGCGTCATCCGACGGGCGCGCAATGCTGGTATTCAACGGCGAGATCTACAATTTCAGAGAGCTACGCCGCGACCTCGAGGCATCTGGGGCGGTCTTCCGTACCAACGGCGACAGCGAGACGATCCTGGCCGCCTGGCGCAAGTGGGGACCCGAATGCTTGCACAGGCTGCACGGGATGTTCGCGTTCGCAATCTACGATCTCGACCGGCGGGAACTCTTTCTGGCCCGCGACCGGCTGGGCGTGAAGCCGTTATTCACCGCCATGATGAGCGATGGCAGCATCGCCTTCGCATCGGAGCTCAAAGGCCTGCTTGCGCATCCGCTGCTGCGGCGGGAGATCGATCCCCTTGCCGTGGAGGACTATCTCGCCTGGGGCTACGTCCCTGATCATCGCTCGATCATCGCCGGCGTGGAAAAGCTCCCAGCCGGCCACTATCGTCTCCTGCGTCACGGCGCTTCGCCTGCGCCGGCGGTGCGCTGGTGGGACGCGAGCTTTGCCGAGAGGCGACAGGAGAAACCCGCGGATCTCGAGGCCGAGCTGTTGTTCCGGCTGCGCGAGGCAGTCACCAGCCGGATGGTCTCGGACGTGCCGCTGGGCGCATTCCTGTCTGGCGGGGTCGACAGCTCCAGCGTGGTCGCGCTCATGGCCGAGGCGAGTGCGGAACCGGTCAGAACCTGCTCCATCGGCTTCGACGAAGCGTCGCTCGACGAAACCGGATACGCGCGCCAAGTCGCCGAGCGCTTCGGAACAGATCATCGTGAGCGCATGGTGTCATCTGGGGATTTTGACCATCTCGACACGCTGGCCGGGATGTTCGATGAACCTTTCGCCGATGCCTCTGCGCTGCCCACCTGGCGGGTCTGCGAACTGGCGCGCGAGACGGTAACAGTCGCGCTGTCGGGTGACGGTGCCGACGAAGCCTTTGCGGGATATCGCCGCCACCGGTTCCATGCGGGAGAGGAACGCGTGCGGTCTTTGCTGCCCCGGGCATTGCGGGGCCGCGCGTTCGGAGCCCTGGGCAGGGCGTGGCCGAAGCTGGACTGGGCGCCGCGACCGTTGCGAGCAAAAACGACGTTCCAGTCGTTGGCGGGAACCGGCGAGGAAGGGTATGCGCGCGCGCTCGCGGTCACCGCGCCGGAACTGCGCGCTGCGCTTTATTCCGATGCCTTCCATCGATCTCTGGGCGGATATCATGCGGAAAGACCGCTGATCGATCTCATGCAAGCAGCGCCGGCGCGGTCCGGGCTCGACCGTGCGCAATACGTGGATCTCAAGTTTTGGCTGCCGGGCGACATTCTGACCAAGGTCGACCGCACCAGCATGGCGGTGAGCCTGGAAGCGCGCGAGCCGCTGCTCGACCACCGTCTGATCGAGTTTGCGGCGACACTTCCGGAAGGGCTGCGCATTCGGAGGGGGCAGGGCAAGTGGCTGCTGAAACACGCGATGGAACGCTATCTCCCGCGCGAGGTGCTTTACCGGCCAAAGCAGGGCTTCGTAACGCCTATTGCACAATGGCTTCGCGGCCCGTTGGCAAGCCGCGCGCGCGCGATCGGGCGCGGTGGCGCCTTGGCGCGCACGGGATGGTTTGACGAGGGCCGCGTCGCCGCGCTGGCCGAACAGCATATCGCCGGCCGCGCAGACCATTCTCGGTTGCTGTGGCAACTGATCATGCTGGACCGCTCGCTGACCCGGCTCGGGGTTGCCTGA
- a CDS encoding XrtA system polysaccharide deacetylase yields the protein MSVDVEDWFQVGAFESVISRDDWDNLPLRVTDNVLRILDMFAEAQIKATFFTLGWVARRNGALVRRIADAGHEIASHGWDHARVFTLDRRQFGKDIAAARKVLEDAAGVPVIGYRAPSFSIDQRTPWAYLELAEQGYAYSSSVAPVAHDHYGWRDAPRFAFHPLPANELLEIPVTTAMVGGRRVAAGGGGFFRVLPYAFSRWAIRQVNREEGRPAIFYFHPWEIDPAQPRVPGAPMRSRLRHYTNLERMADKLRSLVNEFAWDRMDALAERERRTVTGLAA from the coding sequence ATGTCGGTCGATGTTGAGGACTGGTTCCAGGTTGGCGCATTCGAAAGCGTTATCTCGCGGGACGATTGGGACAACCTGCCGCTGCGCGTGACCGACAACGTCCTGCGCATCCTCGACATGTTTGCCGAAGCGCAAATCAAGGCAACGTTCTTTACCTTGGGCTGGGTGGCGCGGCGCAACGGCGCGCTCGTCCGCAGGATAGCGGATGCCGGGCACGAGATCGCCAGCCACGGCTGGGATCATGCGCGCGTGTTCACGCTTGATCGGCGGCAGTTCGGAAAGGACATCGCCGCCGCGCGCAAGGTGTTGGAAGATGCTGCCGGCGTACCGGTGATCGGCTATCGTGCGCCCAGTTTTTCGATCGATCAGCGAACACCCTGGGCATACCTCGAGCTTGCCGAGCAGGGTTATGCCTACAGTTCCTCAGTCGCGCCCGTGGCGCATGATCATTACGGATGGCGGGATGCGCCGCGGTTTGCCTTCCACCCGCTGCCGGCGAACGAGTTGCTGGAGATTCCAGTGACCACCGCAATGGTCGGCGGGCGCCGGGTCGCCGCGGGGGGCGGGGGTTTCTTTCGGGTGCTGCCTTATGCCTTCAGCCGGTGGGCGATACGGCAGGTCAATCGCGAAGAGGGACGCCCCGCGATATTCTACTTCCATCCGTGGGAGATCGATCCCGCGCAGCCGCGTGTGCCGGGTGCACCCATGCGTTCGCGCCTTCGCCATTACACCAATCTTGAGCGAATGGCCGACAAGCTGCGTAGCCTGGTAAACGAATTCGCCTGGGACCGCATGGACGCCCTTGCGGAGAGAGAACGCCGAACGGTGACCGGACTGGCGGCATGA
- a CDS encoding capsular biosynthesis protein: MTDHSAHPLPPSSDNTDEDSLFERASAAFGLDAMRLAPVPQELASEPVRLVRDPKRRASPEEHARIAGETEAPPPEPSVSLEGVRHAIDRERLRRQGLIVPEAEPTALLEEFRIIKRQLIAAARDNADPAARRILVCSPLPGDGKTFCATNLAIAMAGERDGEVVLVDADFAKPSIPDALGLPRGPGLMDALANPELNVEDVVLATDIPGLFVLPAGQQIASDSEWLASARTAEVLARLSRGAPGRMIVFDSPPVLAASIAADLARHVGQAVLVARADSTAQSALEDSVQLLGACPDIKLLLNATRFSPSGRRFGTYYGFDG, encoded by the coding sequence ATGACCGATCACAGCGCACACCCGCTGCCGCCCAGTTCCGATAACACGGACGAGGACTCCCTCTTCGAGCGGGCCTCTGCAGCCTTCGGCCTCGATGCCATGCGCCTGGCCCCAGTGCCCCAGGAGCTGGCAAGCGAACCCGTTCGCCTCGTCCGCGATCCGAAGCGCCGGGCGTCGCCAGAGGAGCACGCGCGTATCGCTGGTGAAACAGAGGCCCCGCCTCCGGAGCCTTCGGTTTCGCTGGAAGGCGTCCGCCATGCCATCGACCGGGAACGTCTGCGGCGGCAGGGGCTAATCGTCCCCGAAGCCGAACCGACGGCCCTGCTTGAGGAGTTCCGGATCATAAAGCGGCAATTGATCGCCGCCGCGCGGGACAACGCCGATCCCGCCGCCCGGCGCATCCTTGTCTGCTCTCCGCTGCCCGGCGACGGCAAGACATTCTGCGCGACAAACCTCGCGATTGCCATGGCTGGCGAGCGCGACGGCGAAGTGGTGCTGGTCGATGCGGATTTCGCCAAGCCGTCGATACCCGACGCACTTGGCCTTCCGCGCGGGCCCGGCCTGATGGATGCACTCGCAAATCCCGAACTCAATGTGGAAGATGTCGTGCTGGCGACGGACATTCCGGGTCTTTTCGTGCTCCCGGCCGGCCAGCAGATCGCGAGCGACAGCGAATGGCTGGCGAGTGCCCGCACTGCGGAAGTGTTAGCGCGCCTGTCGCGCGGTGCGCCGGGGCGCATGATTGTTTTCGACAGTCCGCCTGTCCTTGCGGCATCCATCGCGGCCGATCTTGCGCGGCACGTGGGCCAGGCGGTGCTTGTGGCCCGTGCGGACAGCACAGCGCAGAGCGCGTTGGAGGACTCGGTCCAGCTCCTGGGCGCCTGCCCGGACATCAAGCTCTTGCTCAACGCCACCCGGTTCTCGCCCAGCGGTCGGCGCTTCGGCACGTATTATGGTTTCGATGGATGA
- a CDS encoding FemAB family XrtA/PEP-CTERM system-associated protein, protein MNAPFYHAGQIVRLCDLADPNERARIEGFVARMGGTPFHRPAWLCAVERGTGQRARGIIAESSGELAGWLPLTEVRSPWFPAALVSTGFAVGGGPLAASSAVAQKLCKAATELARRLACGSVELRGGDAPEGWAIIADRHANFAGPIAADDARQLAVIPRKHRAEVRKGLDRDFRITIGKAPADLAAHYAIYSESVRNLGTPVFPRALFAAMIEALDADTLTLWEGGNPVASVLSLYHGDAVMPYWGGGSRAARASRANERLYFELMRHARARGCLRFDFGRSKVGSGAYAYKKNWGFEAEPLRYATWTDGALRPRNIDPTSSEYSARIELWKRLPMAVTNRLGPVIAKGLA, encoded by the coding sequence ATGAATGCGCCCTTCTACCACGCCGGCCAAATCGTCCGATTGTGCGACCTTGCCGATCCCAATGAGCGCGCCCGGATCGAAGGTTTCGTGGCCAGAATGGGCGGCACGCCGTTTCACCGGCCTGCCTGGCTTTGCGCAGTAGAGCGCGGAACGGGCCAGCGCGCGCGAGGGATCATCGCGGAATCCAGCGGTGAACTGGCTGGCTGGCTTCCACTGACAGAAGTGCGCTCGCCCTGGTTTCCGGCGGCGCTCGTATCGACTGGATTTGCGGTCGGCGGCGGGCCGTTGGCGGCTTCGTCGGCTGTCGCACAGAAACTGTGCAAAGCGGCTACGGAACTTGCCAGGCGGCTCGCGTGCGGGTCGGTCGAACTGCGTGGCGGCGACGCGCCGGAAGGATGGGCGATAATCGCTGATAGGCACGCCAACTTCGCTGGGCCGATTGCGGCGGACGACGCGCGTCAACTCGCAGTCATTCCGCGCAAGCATCGGGCGGAGGTTCGCAAGGGACTCGACCGGGATTTTCGGATCACGATCGGCAAGGCCCCCGCGGATCTCGCAGCGCACTATGCGATCTATTCCGAAAGCGTGCGCAACCTGGGGACGCCTGTCTTTCCGAGGGCATTGTTCGCGGCAATGATCGAAGCACTGGACGCAGACACACTCACGTTGTGGGAGGGGGGTAACCCGGTCGCGAGTGTGCTCTCCCTTTATCATGGCGACGCGGTGATGCCGTATTGGGGCGGGGGAAGCCGCGCTGCGCGCGCGAGCCGGGCGAATGAGCGCCTCTATTTCGAGCTGATGCGCCATGCCCGGGCCCGTGGATGCCTGCGGTTCGACTTCGGGCGGTCCAAGGTCGGCAGCGGGGCGTACGCGTACAAGAAGAACTGGGGCTTCGAGGCGGAACCGCTCCGCTACGCGACCTGGACCGACGGCGCCCTGCGACCACGTAACATCGACCCGACGAGCAGCGAATATTCGGCGCGGATCGAACTCTGGAAGCGCCTGCCTATGGCCGTCACCAATCGGCTCGGTCCGGTCATTGCCAAAGGGTTGGCGTGA